One region of Glycine max cultivar Williams 82 chromosome 9, Glycine_max_v4.0, whole genome shotgun sequence genomic DNA includes:
- the LOC100786600 gene encoding probable LRR receptor-like serine/threonine-protein kinase At3g47570, whose protein sequence is MDTFFLLVPPFGSVACLPMLVLFIINSFLCVPNTTASILGNQSDHLVLLKFMGSISNDPHQIFASWNSSTHFCKWRGVTCNPMYQRVTQLNLEGNNLQGFISPHLGNLSFLTSLNLGNNSFSGKIPQELGRLLQLQNLSLTNNSLEGEIPTNLTSCSNLKVLHLSGNNLIGKIPIEIGSLRKLQAMSLGVNNLTGAIPSSIGNLSSLISLSIGVNYLEGNLPQEICHLKNLALISVHVNKLIGTFPSCLFNMSCLTTISAADNQFNGSLPPNMFHTLPNLREFLVGGNHFSAPLPTSITNASILQTLDVGKNQLVGQVPSLGKLQHLWFLSLYYNNLGDNSTKDLEFLKSLANCSKLQVVSISYNNFGGSLPNSVGNLSTQLSQLYLGGNQISGKIPAELGNLVSLTILTMEINHFEGSIPANFGKFQKLQRLELSRNKLSGDMPNFIGNLTQLYFLGIAENVLEGKIPPSIGNCQKLQYLNLYNNNLRGSIPSEVFSLFSLTNLLDLSKNSMSGSLPDEVGRLKNIGRMALSENNLSGDIPETIGDCISLEYLLLQGNSFDGVIPSSLASLKGLRVLDISRNRLVGSIPKDLQKISFLEYFNASFNMLEGEVPMEGVFGNASELAVIGNNKLCGGVSELHLPPCLIKGKKSAIHLNFMSITMMIVSVVAFLLILPVIYWMRKRNEKKTSFDLPIIDQMSKISYQNLHHGTDGFSVKNLVGSGNFGFVYKGTIELEGNDVVAIKVLNLQKKGAQKSFIAECNALKNVRHRNLVKILTCCSSIDHRGQEFKALVFEYMTNGSLERWLHPETEIANHTFSLSLDQRLNIIIDVASAFHYLHHECEQAIIHCDLKPSNVLLDDCLVAHVSDFGLARRLSSIAVSPKQTSTIEIKGTIGYAPPEYGMGSEVSTEGDLYSFGILVLEMLTGRRPTDEMFEDGHNLHNYVNISIPHNLSQIVDPTILPKELKQASNYQNLNPMHLEVEKCLLSLFRIALACSKESPKERMSMVDVTRELNLIKSSFSS, encoded by the exons ATGGACACTTTTTTTCTCCTGGTACCTCCATTTGGGTCTGTAGCATGCCTTCCCATGCTTGTTCTCTTTATTATTAACTCCTTCTTGTGTGTCCCAAACACAACTGCTTCTATATTAGGAAACCAGAGCGACCATTTGGTGTTGCTCAAATTCATGGGATCAATATCAAATGACCCTCATCAAATCTTTGCCTCATGGAATAGTTCCACCCATTTTTGTAAGTGGCGTGGAGTTACATGCAATCCCATGTATCAAAGAGTTACACAGTTGAATCTTGAAGGAAACAACTTGCAAGGATTCATATCACCTCATTTAGGAAATCTCTCTTTCCTAACAAGTCTTAACCTTGGAAACAACAGCTTCAGTGGTAAAATTCCACAAGAACTGGGTCGGTTGTTACAATTACAAAACTTATCTCTCACCAATAACTCCTTGGAAGGAGAAATTCCTACAAACTTGACAAGTTGCTCTAATCTCAAAGTGTTACACTTATCTGGTAACAATTTGATTGGCaaaataccaattgaaattgGCTCTCTTCGAAAGCTCCAAGCAATGAGCCTTGGAGTAAACAATTTAACCGGAGCAATCCCATCTTCCATAGGGAATCTTTCATCCCTCATTTCTCTCTCAATCGGTGTTAATTACTTGGAGGGCAACCTTCCACAAGAAATTTGCCACCTCAAAAACCTGGCATTGATATCAGTGCATGTCAACAAGCTGATAGGTACATTTCCTTCTTGTCTTTTCAATATGTCATGTCTTACCACAATCTCAGCAGCAGACAATCAATTCAATGGCTCTCTCCCGCCAAACATGTTCCACACTCTCCCTAATCTCCGAGAATTTCTAGTTGGCGGGAATCATTTTTCAgctccacttccaacttccattacAAATGCTTCAATCCTACAAACACTTGATGTTGGTAAAAACCAGTTGGTGGGCCAAGTGCCAAGTCTAGGAAAGCTACAACACCTTTGGTTCCTAAGCTTGTATTACAACAACTTAGGTGACAATTCAACAAAGGACTTGGAGTTTTTAAAATCCTTGGCCAATTGTAGCAAGTTGCAAGTGGTTTCGATTTCCTATAATAATTTTGGAGGTAGTTTGCCAAATTCTGTGGGAAATTTATCCACCCAACTCAGTCAACTATATCTTGGGGGTAATCAAATATCAGGAAAAATTCCTGCAGAATTAGGAAATCTAGTTAGCTTAACTATCTTAACCATGGAAATTAACCACTTTGAAGGAAGTATTCCAGCCAATTTTGGGAAGTTTCAGAAGTTACAAAGGTTGGAATTGAGTAGAAACAAACTGTCAGGAGATATGCCAAATTTTATAGGCAACCTTACTCAGTTGTATTTTTTGGGCATAGCAGAAAATGTGTTAGAAGGAAAGATTCCTCCAAGTATAGGAAACTGTCAAAAGTTGCAATACCTTAACCTTTATAACAACAACCTTAGAGGAAGCATACCTTCAGAGGTTTTTAGCCTTTTCTCGTTAACAAACTTGTTGGACTTGTCAAAAAATTCAATGAGTGGAAGTCTACCTGATGAAGTGGGCCGGTTAAAAAATATTGGGAGGATGGCTCTATCTGAAAATAATTTGTCTGGTGACATTCCTGAAACCATTGGAGACTGCATAAGCTTGGAGTACCTTTTACTGCAAGGGAATTCGTTTGATGGAGTCATACCATCCTCATTGGCTTCACTCAAAGGTCTTCGAGTATTAGACATATCACGAAATCGTCTGGTTGGATCAATTCCTAAGGATCTGCAgaaaatttctttcttggaataCTTCAATGCATCCTTTAACATGTTGGAGGGTGAAGTACCAATGGAAGGTGTCTTTGGGAATGCAAGTGAGTTAGCAGTGATTGGGAACAACAAGCTATGTGGGGGTGTTTCAGAGCTGCATCTACCACCATGCCTTATCAAAGGTAAGAAATCTGCAATACACCTGAATTTCATGTCCATAACAATGATGATAGTTAGTGTGGTTGCTTTTCTTCTCATACTTCCAGTTATCTACTGGATGAGGAAAAGAAACGAGAAAAAAACATCATTTGATTTGCCAATAATTGACCAAATGAGTAAGATTTCCTACCAGAACCTACACCATGGAACTGATGGGTTCTCAGTTAAAAACTTGGTAGGATCTGGGAACTTTGGCTTTGTATACAAAGGGACTATTGAGTTAGAAGGAAATGATGTTGTTGCCATAAAGGTGCTAAACCTTCAAAAGAAGGGAGCTCAAAAGAGTTTCATTGCGGAAtgtaatgcattgaaaaatgttAGGCATCGAAACTTGGTTAAGATTTTAACATGTTGTTCTAGCATAGATCACAGAGGCCAAGAATTCAAAGCTCTAGTTTTTGAGTATATGACAAATGGAAGCTTAGAAAGATGGTTGCATCCAGAAACAGAAATTGCAAATCATACTTTCTCATTGAGCCTTGACCAAAGGTTGAATATTATCATCGATGTTGCTTCTGCATTTCATTATCTTCACCATGAATGTGAGCAAGCTATCATTCATTGTGATTTGAAGCCAAGCAATGTTCTTCTTGATGATTGCTTGGTAGCTCATGTGAGTGACTTTGGTTTAGCGAGAAGGCTCTCATCTATTGCAGTTTCTCCAAAGCAAACTAGCACTATTGAAATAAAGGGAACAATTGGTTATGCTCCTCCAG AATATGGAATGGGTTCAGAGGTGTCTACGGAAGGCGACTTGTATAGCTTTGGAATTCTGGTTTTGGAAATGTTAACTGGAAGAAGACCAACTGATGAAATGTTTGAAGATGGTCATAATCTCCATAACTATGTCAACATTTCAATTCCACACAACCTTTCCCAGATTGTGGACCCGACTATTCTCCCTAAGGAATTAAAGCAGGCTTCAAATTACCAAAACCTGAACCCTATGCATCTTGAAGTAGAAAAATGTCTACTTTCCCTTTTTAGGATTGCTCTTGCTTGTTCAAAGGAGTCACCAAAAGAAAGAATGAGTATGGTTGATGTCACTAGGGAGCTCAATCTGATCAAAAGTTCCTTTTCATCATGA
- the LOC100778067 gene encoding rop guanine nucleotide exchange factor 14 isoform X1, whose amino-acid sequence MLMMRKRLACCTREKKFSIDHDEQERIMTYNGLESCMLNNQSYEDESRTSRGDECITDSFDDDDSSCSSSKDAFGSFSSKCLTMKRDDKGLEEWELSESPQHFCVKEKPYAIQHSDIEAMKENFSKLLLGEDVTGGTKGLSTALALSNAITNLSVSVFGELWKLEPLSEERKRKWQREMDWLLSPTNYMVELVPAKQSSSNGGIFEIMTPKARADIHMNLPALQKLDSMLIEALDSMINTEFWYAEGGNRAEGRDTDAQHSKRWWLPSPQVPKSGLSDTERKRLLHHGRLVRQVFKAAKAINESVLLEMPVPAIIKDALAKSGKTNLGHELHKVLTAKSSSGEDMLKYLNLKSKNLVLETVNRLEAAIFSWKERISEQVSGKSPVRSSWSPFVKDPMSEVDKLELLLDRAETLLQLIKIRYPNLPQTFLDATKVQYGKDIGHSILEAYSRVLGNLAFSILSRIGDILQEDSLSNPNSPVAIKCSPGINLSQTWEVSSHIKQSLLDKINKADRQYCNSSCYSTSDLELPSIDIKSSSVIATPNRSTVWCISREACKSVSPLNSP is encoded by the exons atgttgATGATGAGAAAAAGACTAGCATGCTGCACAAGGGAAAAGAAATTTAGCATCGATCATGATGAGCAAGAAA GGATTATGACATATAACGGCCTTGAGAGTTGCATGCTGAATAACCAGTCTTATGAAGATGAGAGCAGAACAAGTAGAGGAGATGAATGCATAACTGATTCATTTGATGACGACGACTCCAGTTGTTCCTCCAGCAAAGATGCTTTTGGATCATTCTCTTCAAAATGTTTGACAATGAAAAGGGATGATAAAGGACTTGAAGAATGGGAACTCTCAGAAAGTCCTCAACATTTTTGTGTCAAAGAGAAGCCTTATGCTATCCAACATTCAGATATTGAAGCCATGAAAGAAAATTTTTCAAAGCTTTTACTAGGTGAAGATGTTACAGGAGGAACTAAGGGCCTCAGTACAGCTTTGGCACTGTCTAATGCCATCACAAATCTATCAG TGTCCGTTTTTGGTGAGCTGTGGAAATTGGAACCACTATCtgaagaaaggaagagaaaatgGCAGAGAGAAATGGACTGGTTATTGTCTCCTACCAACTATATGGTCGAGCTAGTTCCTGCTAAGCAAAGCAGTTCCAATGGTGGGATTTTTGAG ATAATGACCCCAAAAGCTCGTGCAGACATCCACATGAATCTTCCAGCACTCCAGAAGTTGGACTCTATGCTTATT GAGGCACTAGATTCAATGATAAATACGGAGTTTTGGTATGCAGAGGGAGGAAACCGGGCAGAAGGGAGGGACACAGATGCACAGCATAGCAAAAGATGGTGGCTTCCATCACCCCAAGTACCAAAAAGTGGTCTTTCTGATACTGAAAGAAAGAGGCTACTTCATCACGGTAGGTTGGTACGCCAAGTATTCAAGGCTGCCAAAGCTATCAATGAAAGTGTGTTGCTTGAAATGCCTGTGCCAGCTATTATTAAGGATGCACTTGCAAAG TCTGGAAAGACAAACCTTGGACATGAATTGCACAAGGTTTTGACAGCTAAATCAAGCTCTGGAGAAGACATGCTTAAATATCTCAACTTGAAATCTAAAAATCTTGTCCTTGAGACTGTTAATAGACTGGAAGCTGCTATATTCTCATGGAAAGAGAGAATTTCGGAACAAGTTAGTGGCAAATCCCCTGTTCGATCCTCCTGGTCGCCTTTTGTTAAGGATCCTATGTCAGAGGTTGATAAACTGGAGTTATTATTGGACCGTGCAGAAACACTACTACAGCTGATTAAAATCAGATATCCAAACCTTCCTCAAACATTTCTGGATGCTACCAAAGTTCAATATGGCAAG GATATTGGACATTCCATTTTGGAAGCATATTCCAGAGTTCTTGGAAATTTAGCCTTCAGCATACTGTCTAGAATAGGAGATATATTGCAGGAGGATTCTTTAAGCAATCCTAATTCACCTGTGGCGATAAAATGCTCTCCTGGGATTAATCTCTCTCAAACTTGGGAGGTCAGTTCACATATCAAGCAGTCCTTACTTGATAAGATCAACAAGGCAGATCGGCAATATTGTAACTCTAGCTGCTATAGTACTTCTGATTTAGAACTTCCATCTATTGATATAAAATCCAGCTCTGTAATAGCTACACCAAACAGGAGTACTGTCTGGTGCATTAGTAGAGAGGCTTGTAAAAGTGTGTCTCCTCTAAATTCTCCATAG
- the LOC100778067 gene encoding rop guanine nucleotide exchange factor 14 isoform X2: MLMMRKRLACCTREKKFSIDHDEQENESRTSRGDECITDSFDDDDSSCSSSKDAFGSFSSKCLTMKRDDKGLEEWELSESPQHFCVKEKPYAIQHSDIEAMKENFSKLLLGEDVTGGTKGLSTALALSNAITNLSVSVFGELWKLEPLSEERKRKWQREMDWLLSPTNYMVELVPAKQSSSNGGIFEIMTPKARADIHMNLPALQKLDSMLIEALDSMINTEFWYAEGGNRAEGRDTDAQHSKRWWLPSPQVPKSGLSDTERKRLLHHGRLVRQVFKAAKAINESVLLEMPVPAIIKDALAKSGKTNLGHELHKVLTAKSSSGEDMLKYLNLKSKNLVLETVNRLEAAIFSWKERISEQVSGKSPVRSSWSPFVKDPMSEVDKLELLLDRAETLLQLIKIRYPNLPQTFLDATKVQYGKDIGHSILEAYSRVLGNLAFSILSRIGDILQEDSLSNPNSPVAIKCSPGINLSQTWEVSSHIKQSLLDKINKADRQYCNSSCYSTSDLELPSIDIKSSSVIATPNRSTVWCISREACKSVSPLNSP; the protein is encoded by the exons atgttgATGATGAGAAAAAGACTAGCATGCTGCACAAGGGAAAAGAAATTTAGCATCGATCATGATGAGCAAGAAA ATGAGAGCAGAACAAGTAGAGGAGATGAATGCATAACTGATTCATTTGATGACGACGACTCCAGTTGTTCCTCCAGCAAAGATGCTTTTGGATCATTCTCTTCAAAATGTTTGACAATGAAAAGGGATGATAAAGGACTTGAAGAATGGGAACTCTCAGAAAGTCCTCAACATTTTTGTGTCAAAGAGAAGCCTTATGCTATCCAACATTCAGATATTGAAGCCATGAAAGAAAATTTTTCAAAGCTTTTACTAGGTGAAGATGTTACAGGAGGAACTAAGGGCCTCAGTACAGCTTTGGCACTGTCTAATGCCATCACAAATCTATCAG TGTCCGTTTTTGGTGAGCTGTGGAAATTGGAACCACTATCtgaagaaaggaagagaaaatgGCAGAGAGAAATGGACTGGTTATTGTCTCCTACCAACTATATGGTCGAGCTAGTTCCTGCTAAGCAAAGCAGTTCCAATGGTGGGATTTTTGAG ATAATGACCCCAAAAGCTCGTGCAGACATCCACATGAATCTTCCAGCACTCCAGAAGTTGGACTCTATGCTTATT GAGGCACTAGATTCAATGATAAATACGGAGTTTTGGTATGCAGAGGGAGGAAACCGGGCAGAAGGGAGGGACACAGATGCACAGCATAGCAAAAGATGGTGGCTTCCATCACCCCAAGTACCAAAAAGTGGTCTTTCTGATACTGAAAGAAAGAGGCTACTTCATCACGGTAGGTTGGTACGCCAAGTATTCAAGGCTGCCAAAGCTATCAATGAAAGTGTGTTGCTTGAAATGCCTGTGCCAGCTATTATTAAGGATGCACTTGCAAAG TCTGGAAAGACAAACCTTGGACATGAATTGCACAAGGTTTTGACAGCTAAATCAAGCTCTGGAGAAGACATGCTTAAATATCTCAACTTGAAATCTAAAAATCTTGTCCTTGAGACTGTTAATAGACTGGAAGCTGCTATATTCTCATGGAAAGAGAGAATTTCGGAACAAGTTAGTGGCAAATCCCCTGTTCGATCCTCCTGGTCGCCTTTTGTTAAGGATCCTATGTCAGAGGTTGATAAACTGGAGTTATTATTGGACCGTGCAGAAACACTACTACAGCTGATTAAAATCAGATATCCAAACCTTCCTCAAACATTTCTGGATGCTACCAAAGTTCAATATGGCAAG GATATTGGACATTCCATTTTGGAAGCATATTCCAGAGTTCTTGGAAATTTAGCCTTCAGCATACTGTCTAGAATAGGAGATATATTGCAGGAGGATTCTTTAAGCAATCCTAATTCACCTGTGGCGATAAAATGCTCTCCTGGGATTAATCTCTCTCAAACTTGGGAGGTCAGTTCACATATCAAGCAGTCCTTACTTGATAAGATCAACAAGGCAGATCGGCAATATTGTAACTCTAGCTGCTATAGTACTTCTGATTTAGAACTTCCATCTATTGATATAAAATCCAGCTCTGTAATAGCTACACCAAACAGGAGTACTGTCTGGTGCATTAGTAGAGAGGCTTGTAAAAGTGTGTCTCCTCTAAATTCTCCATAG
- the LOC100778067 gene encoding rop guanine nucleotide exchange factor 14 isoform X3 — protein sequence MMSKKSYEDESRTSRGDECITDSFDDDDSSCSSSKDAFGSFSSKCLTMKRDDKGLEEWELSESPQHFCVKEKPYAIQHSDIEAMKENFSKLLLGEDVTGGTKGLSTALALSNAITNLSVSVFGELWKLEPLSEERKRKWQREMDWLLSPTNYMVELVPAKQSSSNGGIFEIMTPKARADIHMNLPALQKLDSMLIEALDSMINTEFWYAEGGNRAEGRDTDAQHSKRWWLPSPQVPKSGLSDTERKRLLHHGRLVRQVFKAAKAINESVLLEMPVPAIIKDALAKSGKTNLGHELHKVLTAKSSSGEDMLKYLNLKSKNLVLETVNRLEAAIFSWKERISEQVSGKSPVRSSWSPFVKDPMSEVDKLELLLDRAETLLQLIKIRYPNLPQTFLDATKVQYGKDIGHSILEAYSRVLGNLAFSILSRIGDILQEDSLSNPNSPVAIKCSPGINLSQTWEVSSHIKQSLLDKINKADRQYCNSSCYSTSDLELPSIDIKSSSVIATPNRSTVWCISREACKSVSPLNSP from the exons ATGATGAGCAAGAAA TCTTATGAAGATGAGAGCAGAACAAGTAGAGGAGATGAATGCATAACTGATTCATTTGATGACGACGACTCCAGTTGTTCCTCCAGCAAAGATGCTTTTGGATCATTCTCTTCAAAATGTTTGACAATGAAAAGGGATGATAAAGGACTTGAAGAATGGGAACTCTCAGAAAGTCCTCAACATTTTTGTGTCAAAGAGAAGCCTTATGCTATCCAACATTCAGATATTGAAGCCATGAAAGAAAATTTTTCAAAGCTTTTACTAGGTGAAGATGTTACAGGAGGAACTAAGGGCCTCAGTACAGCTTTGGCACTGTCTAATGCCATCACAAATCTATCAG TGTCCGTTTTTGGTGAGCTGTGGAAATTGGAACCACTATCtgaagaaaggaagagaaaatgGCAGAGAGAAATGGACTGGTTATTGTCTCCTACCAACTATATGGTCGAGCTAGTTCCTGCTAAGCAAAGCAGTTCCAATGGTGGGATTTTTGAG ATAATGACCCCAAAAGCTCGTGCAGACATCCACATGAATCTTCCAGCACTCCAGAAGTTGGACTCTATGCTTATT GAGGCACTAGATTCAATGATAAATACGGAGTTTTGGTATGCAGAGGGAGGAAACCGGGCAGAAGGGAGGGACACAGATGCACAGCATAGCAAAAGATGGTGGCTTCCATCACCCCAAGTACCAAAAAGTGGTCTTTCTGATACTGAAAGAAAGAGGCTACTTCATCACGGTAGGTTGGTACGCCAAGTATTCAAGGCTGCCAAAGCTATCAATGAAAGTGTGTTGCTTGAAATGCCTGTGCCAGCTATTATTAAGGATGCACTTGCAAAG TCTGGAAAGACAAACCTTGGACATGAATTGCACAAGGTTTTGACAGCTAAATCAAGCTCTGGAGAAGACATGCTTAAATATCTCAACTTGAAATCTAAAAATCTTGTCCTTGAGACTGTTAATAGACTGGAAGCTGCTATATTCTCATGGAAAGAGAGAATTTCGGAACAAGTTAGTGGCAAATCCCCTGTTCGATCCTCCTGGTCGCCTTTTGTTAAGGATCCTATGTCAGAGGTTGATAAACTGGAGTTATTATTGGACCGTGCAGAAACACTACTACAGCTGATTAAAATCAGATATCCAAACCTTCCTCAAACATTTCTGGATGCTACCAAAGTTCAATATGGCAAG GATATTGGACATTCCATTTTGGAAGCATATTCCAGAGTTCTTGGAAATTTAGCCTTCAGCATACTGTCTAGAATAGGAGATATATTGCAGGAGGATTCTTTAAGCAATCCTAATTCACCTGTGGCGATAAAATGCTCTCCTGGGATTAATCTCTCTCAAACTTGGGAGGTCAGTTCACATATCAAGCAGTCCTTACTTGATAAGATCAACAAGGCAGATCGGCAATATTGTAACTCTAGCTGCTATAGTACTTCTGATTTAGAACTTCCATCTATTGATATAAAATCCAGCTCTGTAATAGCTACACCAAACAGGAGTACTGTCTGGTGCATTAGTAGAGAGGCTTGTAAAAGTGTGTCTCCTCTAAATTCTCCATAG